A window from Pangasianodon hypophthalmus isolate fPanHyp1 chromosome 16, fPanHyp1.pri, whole genome shotgun sequence encodes these proteins:
- the g3bp2b gene encoding ras GTPase-activating protein-binding protein 2, which produces MVMEKPSPLLVGREFVRQYYTLLNKAPDYLHRFYGRNSSYVHGGLDGSGKPEEAVYGQAEIHKKVMSLQFSECHTKIRHVDAHATLGDGVVVQVMGELSNRGQPMRRFMQTFVLAPEGSAVNKFYVHNDIFRYEEEVFGDSEAELGESEEEEAEEEQVETHTSPEPAQDSTPYYEPPPVSNGVEEQQEEAGPEAEPEPQPEPEANQEAEADLSAEGELQPEEVEPDTEEKLPEEVEEKPPTPVSAPTPPPQTPEPPKPFSWASVTSKNLPPSGSLPTSGIPPHVVKASSVPPRVEVKQDSHAPLPRDQRRERPGFTPRGPRPDGASAEAQGGKPYFGFKGRGDSEGGEGEGRRTVRHPDSHQLFVGNLPHDIDEGELKEFFMTFGTVVEMRINTKGVGGKLPNFGFVVFDDSDPVQRILAAKPIMFRGEVRLNVEEKKTRAARERETRASGDGRRGDRGPRGIMGNGMGRDRDGRGPPQSSSRPTIGSGRGSGESRFAGPRR; this is translated from the exons ATGGTGATGGAGAAACCGAGCCCTTTGCTCGTAGGGCGCGAGTTCGTCAGGCAGTACTACACACTCCTGAACAAAGCGCCCGATTACCTGCACAG GTTCTACGGGAGGAACTCGTCGTACGTGCACGGCGGTTTGGACGGCAGCGGGAAACCCGAGGAGGCCGTGTACGGTCAGGCT gagatcCATAAGAAGGTGATGTCCCTGCAGTTCAGCGAGTGTCACACTAAGATCCGACACGTGGACGCTCACGCCACTCTGGGGGACGGCGTGGTGGTGCAGGTGATGGGCGAGCTGTCCAACAGGGGACAACCCATGAGGAGGTTCATGCAGACCTTCGTCCTCGCACCTGAg ggttcTGCAGTGAACAAGTTCTATGTTCACAATGATATTTTCCGCTATGAGGAGGAAGTTTTTGGAGACTCTGAGGCTGAGTTGggag agtctgaggaagaggaggcagAGGAAGAGCAGGTGGAGACACACACTTCTCCTGAACCTGCACAGGACAGCACACCTTACTACGAGCCTCCACCAGTCAG TAATGGCGTGGAGGAGCAGCAGGAAGAGGCGGGGCCTGAGGCGGAACCAGAACCCCAGCCTGAGCCCGAGGCCAATCAGGAGGCAGAGGCGGACCTTAGCGCTGAGGGAGAGCTTCAGCCTGAGGAGGTGGAGCCTGATACAGAAGAGAAGCTTCCAGAAGAGGTGGAGGAGAAACCCCCGACTCCTGTATCAGCCCCGACTCCGCCCCCTCAGACCCCTGAACCGCCCAAG CCATTCTCTTGGGCCTCGGTGACCAGTAAGAATCTGCCACCCAGCGGCTCTCTGCCCACCTCTGGCATCCCGCCTCACGTAGTGAAGGCCTCCAGTGTACcg CCCAGAGTGGAGGTAAAGCAGGATTCCCATGCTCCGTTGCCTAGAGACCAGCGACGTGAGAGACCTGGGTTCACGCCACGTGGCCCTAGACCGg ATGGTGCTTCAGCTGAGGCCCAAGGTGGGAAACCTTACTTCGGCTTTAAAG gtcGTGGGGACTCGGAGGGGGGTGAGGGTGAAGGGCGCAGGACCGTGCGTCACCCCGACAGCCATCAGCTGTTTGTGGGAAATCTTCCCCACGACATCGACGAGGGAGAGCTCAAGGAATTCTTCATGA cgttcGGGACGGTGGTGGAGATGCGCATCAACACGAAGGGTGTTGGAGGGAAACTGCCGAACTTCGGCTTTGTTGTGTTTGATGACTCTGACCCTGTGCAGAGGATCTTGGCAGCCAag CCAATCATGTTCCGCGGTGAGGTTCGTCTGAACGTGGAGGAGAAGAAAACCCGCGCCGCCCGAGAGCGTGAGACCAGGGCCAGCGGAGACGGTCGCCGTGGAGACCGTGGTCCCAGGGGCATCATGGGTAACGGGATGGGGCGTGACCGAGACGGGCGTGGCCCACCCCAGTCCTCCTCCAGGCCCACGATTGGTTCGGGCCGAGGCAGCGGAGAGAGCCGATTCGCCGGGCCGCGTCGCTga
- the txk gene encoding tyrosine-protein kinase TXK — translation MIESSHSIYSIFCCCCSVESRTSTRVDLNSRDEHKSSSYACRPERSMKKLPPPPPAEDAEEQVTVIALYDFTACESSDLSLRRGDEYKILHKQDQLWWRAEDQQGNKGFIPSNYVTEKHNIEANEWYCKNINRSEAENMLRQEDKNGGFIVRESSQPNRYTVSVYTKAKREGLGDVKHYQIKQTEAGKFFLAENYTFSSIPEMINYHKHNAAGLVSRLRYPVGPMEQCIPATAGFSSDKWEIDPSELTFMKELGSGEFGVVRLGKWRAQHKVAIKAIREGAMSEEDFIEEAKVMMRLCHPKLVQIYGVCTTQHPICIVLEFMENGSLLQVLRHHGNSLECVRLLAMCQDVCEGMQYLEHNNFIHRDLAARNCMVNEKNVVKVCDFGMARYVLDDQYTSSMGSRFPVKWSPPEVLHYNKFSSKSDVWSFGVLMWEVFSEGRTPFGNRPNADVVDEVTQGVRLYKPHKAPTNIYNIMYECWHERPQGRPSFSSLLQNIKDIIEEFTL, via the exons ATGATTGAGTCCA GTCATTCCATCTATTCCatcttctgctgctgttgttcTGTAGAGTCCCG cacCAGCACACGTGTGGATCTGAACTCCAGAGACGAACACAAATCTTCATCCTACGCATGCAGA cCGGAGCGCTCGATGAAGAAGCTCCCTCCACCCCCTCCGGCGGAAGACGCTGAGGAGCAGGTGACGGTCATAGCTCTGTACGATTTCACAGCGTGTGAGAGTTCAGACCTGAGCCTGAGGAGAGGAGACGAGTACAAGATCCTCCACAAACAGGACCAGCTGTGGTGGAGAGCAGAGGACcaacaggg GAATAAAGGCTTCATCCCGAGTAACTACGTCACAGAGAAACACAACATAGAGGCTAATGA GTGGTACTGCAAGAACATTAACAGGTCTGAAGCTGAAAATATGCTGAGACAGGAG gataAAAATGGTGGTTTCATTGTCAGAGAGTCCAGCCAGCCAAATCGCTACACAGTGTCCGTCTACACCAAGGCCAAAAG GGAAGGCCTGGGCGATGTGAAACATTATCAGATAAAGCAGACGGAAGCAGGAAAGTTCTTTCTGGCTGAGAATTACACCTTCAGCTCCATTCCTGAGATGATTAATTACCACAAACACAACGCCGCAG GACTTGTATCAAGATTGCGTTATCCTGTTGGTCCAATGGAACAGTGTATCCCTGCTACTGCGGGATTTAgctcag ataagTGGGAGATTGACCCGAGTGAGCTGACCTTCATGAAGGAGCTCGGCAGCGGAGAATTCGGAGTGGTGCGACTGGGAAAATGGAGAGCGCAGCACAAAGTGGCCATTAAAGCCATCAGAGAGGGAGCCATGAGTGAAGAGGACTTTATAGAGGAGGCCAaagtgatgat gAGGCTGTGTCACCCGAAGCTGGTACAGATCTACGGTGTGTGTACGACGCAGCACCCGATCTGCATCGTGCTCGAGTTCATGGAGAACGGCAGTCTGCTGCAGGTACTgcgtcaccatggcaacagtttggagtgTGTGCGGCTGTTGGCCATGTGCCAGGACGTGTGTGAGGGCATGCAGTACCTCGAGCACAACAACTTCATACACAGAGACCTG GCTGCGAGGAACTGTATGGTGAACGAGAAGAATGTGGTGAAAGTGTGTGATTTTGGCATGGCAAG gtaCGTGTTGGATGATCAGTACACGAGCTCGATGGGCTCCAGGTTCCCGGTGAAATGGTCTCCACCTGAAGTTCTGCACTACAACAAGTTCAGCAGCAAATCTGACGTCTGGTCCTTCg gtgtgttaatgtgggagGTGTTCTCTGAAGGACGCACTCCGTTTGGGAACCGGCCGAACGCTGACGTTGTGGATGAAGTGACGCAGGGAGTGCGACTGTACAAACCGCACAAAGCACCAacaaacatctacaacatcATGTACGAGTGCTGGcatgag aggCCTCAGGGTCGGCCCTCGTTCTCCAGCCTGCTGCAGAACATTAAAGACATCATTGAGGAGTTCACGCTCTAG